A stretch of the Homo sapiens chromosome 17 genomic scaffold, GRCh38.p14 alternate locus group ALT_REF_LOCI_1 HSCHR17_4_CTG4 genome encodes the following:
- the KRTAP1-3 gene encoding keratin-associated protein 1-3, with translation MTCCQTSFCGYPSCSTSGTCGSSCCQPSCCETSCCQPSCCQTSFCGFPSFSTSGTCSSSCCQPSCCETSCCQPSCCQTSSCGTGCGIGGGIGYGQEGSSGAVSTRIRWCRPDCRVEGTCLPPCCVVSCTPPTCCQLHHAEASCCRPSYCGQSCCRPVCCCYSCEPTC, from the coding sequence ATGACCTGCTGCCAGACCAGCTTCTGTGGATATCCCAGCTGCTCCACCAGTGGGACATGCGGCTCCAGCTGCTGCCAGCCAAGCTGCTGTGAGACCAGCTGCTGCCAGCCAAGCTGCTGCCAGACCAGCTTCTGCGGATTTCCTAGCTTCTCAACTAGTGGGACCTGCAGCTCCAGTTGCTGCCAGCCAAGCTGCTGTGAGACCAGCTGCTGCCAGCCAAGCTGCTGCCAGACCAGCTCCTGCGGAACTGGCTGTGGCATTGGTGGTGGCATTGGCTATGGCCAGGAGGGCAGCAGTGGAGCTGTGAGCACCCGTATCAGGTGGTGCCGCCCAGACTGCCGTGTGGAGGGTACCTGCCTGCCCCCCTGCTGTGTGGTGAGCTGCACACCCCCAACCTGCTGCCAGCTGCACCACGCCGAGGCCTCCTGCTGCCGCCCATCCTACTGTGGACAGTCCTGCTGCCGCCCAGTCTGCTGCTGCTACTCCTGTGAGCCCACCTGCTAA